The Dehalobacter sp. DCM sequence TTCCATTTTGCGTCTGGAATGTATATATTACTTAGTTTCCTTGGGTCATAGACTATTTTAATCTTCTCTTGAGTACGATCAATAAACCATTGTTCTGCTATAGCCTTTTCTGAGCTATAGAATAAGTCCTTATGGAATTTAATTCCTTCCCTCGTGATATTCGCAATATCCACAGGGAGGGTATTCAATCTAAGATTATCCCTATCACATTTTTTAAAACCAACAGTTTTCCTAGACAAGCCCCAATTCCACAAATTGATGGGGGTTGGCTCTATTTCATGTGAATACATTTCTGTATCCAGGGGATAATCGGAAATGACCTTTTTATTATGTAACAAGATGCTATCGATCATCAGTTTAGTAAAATCATCCATTGTCAACGTTGCATCTAATCTGTAGTCGTGATGGTGATTTGCTCGGGCCTCTCTTACTTCTCGAAATTCCTTCTCTACAGCACCTGGAGATAAACGTATAATTCTAGAATTTAGTGTTCTAAAGTATCTTTCGACAATTCCTTTAAGGTCACCACGATAAGGTGGTGCAAACTCAACACGTATTCCCATATTACTAGTAAGTCTTTCGGATTGTATCCCTTTAAATTCACCGTTGTCTACTAAAAAGATTGTAGATAATAAGGAATTTGGCCATTCGCTTGGATTGATTAGTATCCCATATTTTTTACATAATTCCACTTTATCTTCTAAAATACTATCTATCGCTACCAAAGCTGCTAGCCAAGAAGGCCCTTCCAATGTAACATTAAAACCTACAATTAACCTAGAAAAAACATCGATAATAACATAAACTACAGGTCGCCCTATGATTCTTCGCCTTTCCCTATTTAACAAATAAATATCTGCAATTGTTGCATCAATTTCATATCGCCATCCAGGCCCAAAGGTTTCCATATTAGAATTACCAAGCAATTCTCTATAATGTGTTAGGAAAAAGTTTTCTCCGCGACTTTTTGTACTTCGATATTCAATTTTAATATTATTCTTAAACCAATAATTAAACTGGTTGTATGTGGGGGTCAAATTTTCATCCCATCTTTTATACTTTGTTTCCTTTCCTATAATATATTTGTCTGAAAAATAGTGATCCTTCATTATTTCATAAACATCTGTTATCGTCGTTTTGCTATTATAATAACGATCTACGGAAGTTTGAAATATTTCCTTTATATTGTTATCAACGTTAATTCCGTTGACAATAACACCTCCTAGTCTAACCTTTGGGGGCCTCCCTCTTTTCTTCTCCGTACAATTTCTGGATTTTCCTCTTGCTCCGGAGTTGGAATAGTCAGGAAGAAGAGCGTTTTTCGTCATTCCTCTTTGCCAAAAACGTATCATTATTCTTTGAACTTTATAGACCGGTACGTTAAATTTAGTTGCAGCATCTTCTAAGGAGCTTTGTCGATAATTCCGAAATAATACTTTTGGTTCTATTGCATTCCAGAGATAATCCGCTATTTTCCATTCATTATCTCTTTTTTCCTTGTCAGAAGGTTTTATACTATCTTCATCAAGAAACTGAAGATAGGGATCATTGATTTCTCTGATCAGATTGTTATTAATTGCTTCTTCCAATTCTGAAATTCTTATAGTATTTGGCAATTTCAATCCGGATTCAAGTGGAATGGAATAGGCATAAGAGTAACCTGGACTAACCCAAATAATCCTCATTTTCCCTGCAGATTTAATATTTTGTAATACCGTATTTACATGAATCTTCACACTACCGCCTCTTTAAGTTGAACTTTGTTGAACATTAAGGATAATGGTTTATCTAAATTGATTTTCTCCTGAGATAAATCAGTAAATACAGCTTTTGTTTTTAATAAATGATAATATATTGAAATACCTGAACCAGATATTAACCCTAATCGGTCATCAAACTTCTCAGTAATATCTCGAATAATTAATGGCTGTGTATGTTTATATAATCCCTCAAATAATTCATTTACAAATCTCTCAACTCTTTCGAGGGAGAAATCTTCAAAGAGGGCTAAATCTTCTACATTGTGATAATCGTATATCATTGAGATATTGTCAGCTAATGTTTTATTTATCTGATGTTCTGTTACTATACCCCAGTCAACCCCTTTTCGTTCCCAAAATTGTCTTTCTAGTTCAAATTTTTCTAACTGACGAGGATTCAATAAGTCATCCTTGGGTTTAATAGTCCGAGCAAAATACTTAAGTTTATTACCTTTTTTGCCGGTTAATAGCATATCCGTAGTTAAGACGAAAGCGTGCTTTGTCTTGTTGTCTTTTGGATGATTAATTCCTAATTCCTCTGCAATTAGTAAAGTTTCTTCAAGGGGAAGGGGATATTGTTCACGGATATCAATAATATAATCAGAGTATTCCGCAATAAAGAAATAATTTCTTTCATTATCTGAAAGAAAATGATGAGTTCTTTGACATTTATATCCACGAATTTGATGTTCTCTTCCAAGTGAAGATACATCTCTAACTGTTAACCATGGTTTATAGTCTTTTCCCACTCCTTGGCCTCTACCTTCATCGATCCATCTTTTATACTTTGTTTCGTTCATCGAGTAATTCCTATTTGGCATATGTACCTCCATATCCGCTATATTATACCATTTTTAGTATATATTCTAAACAATCATTATTTCAGAAACTAAATATTAAGCAAAAGTATTATATATATAGGAATAAACGGAAATAATCATTGGGGAAGTAAACTTAAAATTAACGTAAAATATGAAGTTAATTTCTCTAGTAAATTAGACTGATGAAAGAAGATATTATGATGTTTTTTCCTGACCCGTATCCAGATGAAATCTTATATAGTACTTTTGCTAGGTATCATTTTTATAGTGGAAATAAGAGCTATAGAGATA is a genomic window containing:
- a CDS encoding Mu transposase C-terminal domain-containing protein, producing the protein MKIHVNTVLQNIKSAGKMRIIWVSPGYSYAYSIPLESGLKLPNTIRISELEEAINNNLIREINDPYLQFLDEDSIKPSDKEKRDNEWKIADYLWNAIEPKVLFRNYRQSSLEDAATKFNVPVYKVQRIMIRFWQRGMTKNALLPDYSNSGARGKSRNCTEKKRGRPPKVRLGGVIVNGINVDNNIKEIFQTSVDRYYNSKTTITDVYEIMKDHYFSDKYIIGKETKYKRWDENLTPTYNQFNYWFKNNIKIEYRSTKSRGENFFLTHYRELLGNSNMETFGPGWRYEIDATIADIYLLNRERRRIIGRPVVYVIIDVFSRLIVGFNVTLEGPSWLAALVAIDSILEDKVELCKKYGILINPSEWPNSLLSTIFLVDNGEFKGIQSERLTSNMGIRVEFAPPYRGDLKGIVERYFRTLNSRIIRLSPGAVEKEFREVREARANHHHDYRLDATLTMDDFTKLMIDSILLHNKKVISDYPLDTEMYSHEIEPTPINLWNWGLSRKTVGFKKCDRDNLRLNTLPVDIANITREGIKFHKDLFYSSEKAIAEQWFIDRTQEKIKIVYDPRKLSNIYIPDAKWKSYTTCSLLPKCKEFSEWSLDELLFNQDLMRQLQKASYSEQSQMIADRESEGRRIISNAKMLTNNVKKEFPEESKKARLSNIQQNRVEEKELIRKEEAFTLARTNRYDDKAPVLQINVIDEELQEENLNLLNRLRNKKDEYQGDKK
- a CDS encoding TnsA endonuclease N-terminal domain-containing protein — protein: MNETKYKRWIDEGRGQGVGKDYKPWLTVRDVSSLGREHQIRGYKCQRTHHFLSDNERNYFFIAEYSDYIIDIREQYPLPLEETLLIAEELGINHPKDNKTKHAFVLTTDMLLTGKKGNKLKYFARTIKPKDDLLNPRQLEKFELERQFWERKGVDWGIVTEHQINKTLADNISMIYDYHNVEDLALFEDFSLERVERFVNELFEGLYKHTQPLIIRDITEKFDDRLGLISGSGISIYYHLLKTKAVFTDLSQEKINLDKPLSLMFNKVQLKEAVV